A genomic region of Microbacterium schleiferi contains the following coding sequences:
- a CDS encoding methylenetetrahydrofolate reductase, with protein sequence MANPKTSTSTESAKRLVEGYSLEITGKEKDVVGLTEAASLIPAGTKVNVTFLGNEDLPMRVSAAKAVKELGFVPVPHISARRIASQAQLEEFLSALAEIGATEHVFAVGGDPATPEGPYPDALTMIRSGVLQQYGVKEVSIAGYPEGHPDIATDVLWQHLEDKSAALKDAGLDAVILTQFSFDTDPVMAWIKGVRDRGIDTQIRLGTPGPAGIKRLISFASRFGVGANAMIVKKYGFSLTNLMGSAGPDTFVTDLAGMFDADPSVGAVKLHMYTFGGLEATATWARDFIAK encoded by the coding sequence ATGGCCAACCCCAAAACATCGACGTCGACCGAATCGGCCAAGCGCCTCGTCGAGGGCTACTCGCTTGAGATCACCGGCAAGGAGAAGGATGTCGTCGGCCTGACCGAAGCCGCCTCTCTCATCCCTGCCGGCACGAAGGTCAACGTCACCTTCCTCGGCAACGAAGACCTGCCGATGCGGGTTTCGGCGGCCAAGGCCGTCAAGGAGCTCGGGTTCGTCCCCGTCCCCCACATCTCCGCGCGCCGCATCGCATCCCAGGCTCAGCTCGAAGAGTTCCTCAGTGCCCTCGCCGAGATCGGCGCGACCGAGCACGTGTTCGCCGTCGGCGGCGACCCGGCCACGCCCGAGGGGCCCTACCCGGACGCGCTCACCATGATCCGCTCTGGCGTGCTGCAGCAGTATGGCGTGAAGGAGGTGTCGATCGCCGGCTACCCCGAGGGCCACCCCGACATCGCCACCGACGTGCTGTGGCAGCACCTCGAGGACAAGTCCGCCGCGCTGAAGGATGCCGGACTGGACGCCGTCATCCTGACGCAGTTCAGCTTCGACACCGATCCGGTGATGGCCTGGATCAAGGGAGTTCGCGACCGGGGCATCGACACGCAGATCCGCCTGGGCACCCCCGGTCCCGCCGGCATCAAGCGCCTCATCTCGTTCGCCTCCCGTTTCGGTGTGGGCGCCAACGCGATGATCGTCAAGAAGTACGGCTTCTCGCTGACCAACCTCATGGGTTCGGCCGGTCCCGACACGTTCGTCACCGACCTGGCTGGCATGTTCGACGCCGACCCCTCGGTCGGTGCGGTAAAGCTGCACATGTACACGTTCGGTGGCCTCGAGGCTACGGCGACGTGGGCTCGCGACTTCATCGCCAAGTGA
- a CDS encoding transketolase, with product MGRTSPVAQERRSVEELEDLAFELRQKLLNLCGTYEGAVHIGGDLSSADIFTALFEYGLNVDPTNLANPTRDRFVLSKGHAAVAMYIAMAIKGFFSYDGIVDTYGQLDSAYGMHPCKVQLPGVEASTGSLGHGLPLAVGMAMGARGRGATHRVVTLMGDGETGEGSVWESALVASSNKLGNLVAVIDRNRQLMTSFDEERVTLEPYTDKWAAFGWNVIHVDGHDMRALVEAIDSLPPTDSDKPTVIVAETVKGKGVDFMEHNLAWHAGSLGAADLERALAALEATRTKENV from the coding sequence ATGGGTCGAACGTCCCCTGTAGCGCAGGAGCGTCGGAGCGTCGAGGAACTCGAGGATCTCGCTTTCGAGCTTCGGCAGAAGCTCCTGAACCTGTGTGGCACGTACGAGGGAGCGGTGCACATCGGCGGTGATCTGTCGTCCGCCGACATCTTCACCGCGCTGTTCGAGTACGGACTGAATGTCGACCCCACCAACCTCGCCAACCCCACCCGCGATCGGTTCGTCCTCAGCAAGGGGCACGCAGCGGTGGCCATGTACATCGCCATGGCGATCAAGGGCTTCTTCTCCTACGACGGCATCGTGGACACGTACGGCCAGCTCGACAGCGCCTACGGCATGCACCCGTGCAAGGTGCAGCTTCCCGGCGTCGAGGCATCCACCGGGTCCCTCGGTCACGGTCTTCCGCTCGCCGTCGGAATGGCGATGGGCGCGCGTGGTCGCGGCGCCACGCATCGTGTCGTGACGTTGATGGGTGACGGCGAGACGGGCGAAGGCTCGGTCTGGGAGTCGGCGCTCGTCGCGAGCTCGAACAAGCTCGGCAACCTGGTCGCCGTCATCGACCGCAACCGTCAGCTCATGACGAGCTTCGATGAGGAGCGGGTCACGCTGGAGCCCTACACCGACAAGTGGGCGGCATTCGGATGGAACGTCATCCACGTCGACGGACACGACATGCGGGCCCTCGTCGAGGCGATCGACAGCCTCCCTCCCACCGACAGTGACAAGCCGACCGTCATCGTCGCCGAGACCGTCAAGGGGAAGGGCGTCGACTTCATGGAGCACAACCTCGCCTGGCACGCCGGCTCGCTCGGTGCCGCAGACCTGGAGCGCGCGCTCGCCGCTTTGGAAGCAACCCGCACGAAGGAGAACGTCTGA
- a CDS encoding aldehyde dehydrogenase family protein — protein MSDTLTQAGVRTGLFIGGTERFTDETLKIADPGKPGVVVGEAAAASQQDVADAVTAAKEAFPAWAALGAKERARLMAEAIAGIADDRDEDAAILSQENGKVRFEAWVDALVFEIRWNLALMLADEVDTDHTLPAVPGAIPVDTTVAYQPLGVTTIIVPFNWPIAILGAALPHALLAGNTAIVKPPLTAPLATAKLVQRVAEKLPPGVLNIVTGKDENMSGLIQNTDIAKVCFTGSVNGGKRMMEMASKTLTRVTLELGGNDAAIVLEDAVIDDTHLDRLYAAIYDTTGQICMNAKRVYVHRSRMDEVVAGLSARLEKAVIGYGLDEGTTMGPLHSSAQKAFVEELIQEAKEAGADVREFGQLPGGDLAGGNFMRPAIVVDPDPNLRVVTMEQFGPVIPVLPFDTEEEAIRMANDTWAGLCGSVWTDSPEAAKRVGGALECGYVWVNDHGATRLDLRAPFGGMKQSGIGREQGIEGVRAFQDTRSIAFIDPEALAAMAH, from the coding sequence ATGTCTGACACGTTGACGCAGGCTGGTGTACGGACCGGATTGTTTATCGGGGGGACCGAGCGGTTCACCGATGAGACGCTGAAGATCGCGGACCCGGGCAAGCCGGGTGTTGTGGTCGGTGAGGCTGCGGCTGCTTCGCAGCAGGATGTCGCGGACGCGGTGACCGCGGCGAAGGAGGCTTTCCCGGCGTGGGCGGCTCTGGGCGCGAAAGAGCGTGCCCGGTTGATGGCTGAGGCGATCGCGGGGATCGCGGATGACCGTGACGAGGACGCGGCGATCCTCTCGCAGGAAAACGGCAAGGTCCGGTTCGAAGCGTGGGTTGACGCTTTGGTGTTCGAGATCCGCTGGAACCTGGCGCTGATGCTCGCTGACGAGGTCGACACCGACCACACCCTCCCGGCGGTGCCCGGAGCGATCCCGGTGGACACGACCGTGGCTTACCAGCCGTTGGGTGTGACCACGATCATCGTGCCCTTCAACTGGCCGATCGCGATCCTGGGCGCAGCCCTCCCCCACGCGCTGCTGGCGGGGAACACCGCGATCGTCAAGCCCCCGCTGACGGCGCCTCTTGCCACCGCGAAGCTCGTGCAGCGGGTGGCCGAGAAGCTCCCGCCCGGGGTGCTGAACATCGTCACCGGCAAGGACGAGAACATGTCGGGGCTGATCCAGAACACCGACATCGCGAAGGTTTGCTTCACCGGTTCGGTAAACGGCGGGAAGCGGATGATGGAGATGGCCTCCAAGACCCTGACCCGGGTCACCCTGGAGCTCGGCGGCAACGACGCGGCGATCGTCCTCGAAGACGCCGTCATCGACGACACCCACCTGGACCGCCTCTACGCGGCCATCTACGACACCACCGGGCAGATCTGCATGAACGCGAAGCGCGTCTACGTGCACCGCTCCCGGATGGACGAGGTCGTCGCCGGCCTGTCCGCACGTCTGGAGAAGGCTGTCATCGGGTACGGGCTGGACGAGGGCACCACCATGGGGCCGCTGCACTCCTCGGCGCAGAAGGCGTTCGTGGAAGAACTCATCCAGGAAGCCAAGGAGGCCGGCGCCGACGTCCGCGAATTCGGACAGCTCCCCGGCGGGGACCTGGCCGGCGGCAACTTCATGCGCCCCGCGATCGTGGTCGACCCCGACCCGAACCTGCGTGTGGTCACCATGGAACAGTTCGGCCCCGTGATCCCCGTCCTCCCCTTCGACACCGAAGAGGAAGCCATCCGCATGGCCAACGACACCTGGGCGGGCCTGTGCGGGTCGGTGTGGACCGACAGCCCCGAGGCCGCCAAGCGCGTCGGCGGCGCACTCGAGTGCGGGTACGTCTGGGTCAACGACCACGGCGCCACCCGCCTCGACCTGCGCGCACCCTTCGGCGGCATGAAGCAGTCCGGCATCGGACGCGAGCAGGGTATCGAAGGCGTCCGCGCCTTCCAAGACACCCGCTCCATCGCTTTCATCGACCCGGAAGCACTCGCGGCGATGGCTCACTAA
- a CDS encoding MarR family winged helix-turn-helix transcriptional regulator: protein MDRLDQRIQWEPLQHTVDPDNFTPRLLALLSNALVWRESNELRRRFGLGTNDWRVISVLALNPGFSATEVSEFIGVNKAVVSKSVNTLVGRGLIVLMDGPRGSRPMYLTTEGVQMHDDMLPISMRGQDIVLAHLTPDEITSLNTLLQRMLVDARELQILENETAASQAR from the coding sequence ATGGACCGGCTCGATCAACGCATCCAGTGGGAACCGCTGCAGCACACCGTCGACCCCGATAACTTCACACCGCGCCTGCTTGCATTGCTCTCGAATGCGCTCGTGTGGCGCGAGTCGAACGAGCTGCGCCGCCGATTCGGACTCGGCACGAACGATTGGCGTGTGATCTCTGTCCTCGCACTGAACCCCGGATTCTCGGCGACGGAAGTGTCGGAGTTCATCGGGGTCAACAAGGCCGTGGTCTCCAAGAGCGTGAACACGCTCGTGGGTCGCGGCCTGATCGTCCTGATGGATGGACCCCGGGGGTCCCGGCCCATGTATCTGACCACCGAGGGTGTGCAGATGCACGACGACATGCTGCCGATCTCGATGAGGGGCCAGGACATCGTTCTGGCACACCTCACCCCGGATGAGATCACGAGCCTCAACACGCTGCTGCAGCGGATGCTGGTCGACGCGCGGGAACTTCAGATCCTCGAGAACGAAACCGCGGCAAGCCAAGCACGCTGA